In one window of Episyrphus balteatus chromosome 3, idEpiBalt1.1, whole genome shotgun sequence DNA:
- the LOC129917217 gene encoding uncharacterized protein LOC129917217 — protein MTQPVDLHIHILSFFTVAFAVLIHKANCIDCFKCVSYNGANKACDDPFHNNYTTEILESPCMGGRKGRDGLFPATACIKIAGYYDDTGETITVRGCALDSGTLTTDTEIIRMSHCGKFYYDDRYVHGCLQSCNDADACNTAPAVRIQPQLLQFRILILTMATLSRLFR, from the exons ATGACTCAACCCGTCGATTTACATATTCACATACTTAGCTTTTTTACAGTGGCATTTGCAGTCCTCATCCACAAAG CCAATTGCATAGACTGTTTCAAGTGTGTTTCCTACAATGGAGCGAATAAGGCGTGCGATGATCCTTTCCACAATAACTATACCACAGAAATACTGGAATCACCCTGCATGGGTGGCCGCAAAGGACGTGATGGACTATTTCCAGCTACAGCCTGCATCAAAATCGCCGGTTATTACG ATGATACCGGTGAAACAATTACAGTACGAGGATGTGCTCTGGATAGCGGAACTCTAACGACAGATACAGAAATTATTCGCATGTCTCATTGTGGCAAGTTCTACTATGACGACAG GTATGTTCATGGATGCCTGCAGAGTTGTAACGATGCAGATGCATGCAACACGGCACCAGCAGTAAGAATACAACCTCAACTactgcaatttcgaatattaaTATTGACGATGGCAACACTCTCGAGACTATTCAGATAG
- the LOC129916158 gene encoding protein HGH1 homolog — protein sequence MELLKELVGFMSPNQRIDLKAVALTEVLSLTGTPEGKSTLLGFDEMLAAIFGLTFDSNATISKDAVLTLINLTAEEDGAKKVFETSKTLHPPFEIIKEAVKHITDVNSELADPWTMVLSNLTRVELLAGQILTELEKDEKTLLNLVKAFSKVDYNNKKAKLHYLAPIFCNLTQTSRGREIVCNSKYDLLRRIIPFASYEDSIVRRGGTLGILKNICFDPVYHHVILNDNDDILYCLLYPLAGPEEFTDEENEKFPMELQYLGEDKTREEDPDLRKMILESLLQLCATKKYRELLRAKGTYEILREYHKWETKVNKDNEALLACENVVDILIRKEEEIGLDNLKDVEVPENMGKQFIEDDEAYLKD from the exons atGGAATTATTAAAAGAACTAGTGGGCTTTATGTCCCCTAATCAACGAATTGACCTGAAAGCCGTAGCGTTAACAGAAGTGTTAA GTTTAACTGGAACTCCTGAGGGTAAATCAACGCTCCTTGGCTTTGATGAAATGCTAGCAGCAATTTTTGGTTTAACTTTTGACTCCAACGCAACCATTTCTAAAGATGCCGTTTTAACCTTAATCAATTTAACTGCAGAAGAAGATGGTGCCAAGAAAGTTTTTGAGACAAGTAAAACTCTTCATCCA CCATTTGAAATAATCAAAGAAGCTGTGAAACACATTACAGATGTGAATTCAGAGTTGGCTGATCCATGGACAATGGTTCTTAGTAATTTGACTCGTGTAGAACTTTTGGCTGGACAAATTCTAACCGAATTGGAAAAAGATGAAAAGACACTGCTGAATTTAGTTAAAGCCTTTTCCAAAGTGGATTACAACAACAAGAAAGCAAAACTACATTATTTGg CTCCAATTTTCTGCAATTTAACACAAACAAGTCGAGGAAGAGAAATTGTCTGCAATTCCAAGTATGATTTACTCCGAAGAATCATTCCATTTGCTTCATATGAAGATAGCATTGTTCGTCGTGGCGGAACccttggaattttgaaaaacatttgctTTGATCCCGTTTATCATCATGTGATACTAAATGACAATGATGACATTCTTTATTGTCTTCTTTATCCATTGGCAGGTCCAGAAGAATTTACTGACgaagaaaacgaaaaatttccAATGGAATTACAG TATTTGGGAGAAGACAAAACCCGTGAAGAAGATCCTGATTTACGAAAAATGATTCTAGAATCATTGTTACAACTGTGTGCGACAAAAAAATACCGTGAATTACTTCGTGCAAAGGGTACCTATGAAATTTTGCGTGAATATCACAAATGGGAAACGAAAGTTAACAAAGACAATGAGGCGTTGCTTGCTTGTGAAAATGTTGTTGATATTTTAATAAG aaaagagGAAGAAATCGGACTGGATAACTTAAAGGATGTTGAAGTTCCAGAAAATATGGGCAAACAATTTATTGAGGATGATGAAGCTTACTTGAAAGATTAG